Within the Emticicia oligotrophica DSM 17448 genome, the region TCTCATTTGGTCCATACAATAATTATAAGTAATTGAATAGAGCCAAGTTGAAAATTTAGCTTGTTCTTTAAAGCCACCTATTTTAAGCACTAATCTCAGAAAGATATCATGCGTAAAGTCTTCGGCTTGAGCTTCATTTTTAACAAATGAAAGACACTTTCTGTAAACTTTATCAACATAACGGTCGTAGAGTTCTTCAAAGTAAAGATTACGTTGGGTCTCAACATATAATCGAACCAACTCTTCATCAGGTGTGTGTTTAAAGGCTTTGTTTTTCAATTTTGACCAAATGGTTAAGCAAAAGTAACACTTCTTTAGTAGCTTTCTTTGCGGTTAATACTTATAACTCAATATGTATCCATAAGAATTACGGAAAAGCTGTGGTCTGAAGTAGAAAAAACGAATACCGCTTTCGTTTTCTGAGGAAATGAATAGAATATTGCGAATTTTTCATACTTAAGGCTATCAAATATTATTTTTTTTTGATAAAAACACAAGTTTCCAACAAAAATAAATAGTATGCTTGCATAATATTTATTCTTTTTTTACTAACTTTCGGAATCTTTTAAACCTTATTTTCAAACTAATTTATTGACATGACAGCAAAAGAATTTTTACAGAAGACAGCCACACGTCTTACTCCAAACGAAATAAATGATGTAACTACAACGCTTCACTTTGATTTTGGCAGTGGGGAAAATTACTCTTTGGTAGTTGCAGATGGAAAGGCTGATTTTCAAGAAAGTTTTGTAGGAACTCCTGAATGTATAATAAAAGCAGATGCTGATGATTTTGTAAAAATTGCAACGGGCGACATGAATCCTATGATGGCAATGATGATGGGTAAAATTAAAATATCTAACCCTGGTGCAATGATGAAATATGCTAAAATACTAGGATTGATGTAATAACTACTAAATTTTGTAAACAAGATTCTTTTAAAACTCTAACGTCCCGATTGGGATTTAAGGCAATGGCTAATCATTTTTTTAATAAAAGAAACGTTGACTTCCTACTCTATGAAGTTCACGATGCAGAGTCGCTTACAAAGCATACTCGCTTTGCCGACCACACGAAAGAAACTTTCGATATGACCATTGATGCAGCTACTCAAATAGCTGATAATCTGATGTTTCCGTTTGTAAAAGATGTAGATAAAAATCAACCCGAATTAAAAGATGGTCAGGTAACTGTTCATCCTGCTATCAAAGATTATCTGAAAGCTTTAGGGGAATCTGGAATCATCGGAGCTGATTTTGACTACGAAGATGGTGGAGCTCAAATGCCCGTGACAATTACGAGTATTTTGGGCTATATCTTAATGGCAGCCAATAACGGGATGATGTTTACTGGTCTTACAGCTGGTGCAGCTCGATTGATTGCCAGCTTTGGCTCGCAAGAGTTAAAGGATACTTACATTCCAAATATGATTTCGGGCAAGTGGCAAGGTACAATGTGTTTGACAGAGCCGCAAGCAGGTAGCTCGCTTTCAGATATTACTTCAACCGCCGAACCGCTTGAAGATGGCACTTATAAAATTAGGGGCCAGAAAGTATTTATTTCTGCTGGAGACCACGATGCCGCTGATAATATCATTCACTTATTCTTAGGACGTATCAAAGGTGCTCCACTCGGCACAAAAGGTATTTCTTTATTCGTGATTCCGAAATTTAGATTGGATGGTACAGATAACGATGTGACATCAATGGGAATTTACCATAAATTAGGTCAGAAGGGTGTGCCTGCCATGCACTTAGGCTTTGGCGATAAAAATGATGACTGTATTGGCTATTTAGTGGGCGAACCAAATAAAGGCTTGAATTACATGTTTCAGATGATGAATGAGGCTCGAATTGGCGTTGGAATTACTGGAGCTTCTATTGCTTCAGCAGCTTATTATGCTTCGCTCGAATATGCTAAAGAACGCCCTCAAAGCCGCCGACTCAATCAAAAACATGCCCTTGATGCTCCACAAATTCCGATTATTCAACACCCCGATGTAAAAAGAATGTTGTTGTTTCAGAAAGCAGTGGTAGAAGGTTCTCTGTCGCTTTTACTTGAAACATCTAAGTTTTTCGACCTTTCGGAAGCTTCTGACGACCCAGAAGAAAAAGAAAATGCTCATTTAATGCTCGAATTGCTTACACCAATTGCCAAAACGTTTCCTTGTGAATATGGCATGAAAGCAACTTCTGATGCTGTGCAATGCTTCGGTGGTTATGGTTTTACTGAAGATTTTCCAGTAGAACAATATTATAGAGATATTCGTATTACACCAATTTACGAGGGAACAACGGGTATTCAATCGCAAGATTTGTTAGGCCGAAAAGTTCCGATGGCCGGTGGAAAAGCTACCATGCTTTTGACAAAAGAGGTTGGAAAAACTGTGATGGCAGCTTTACAATTTGATGAATTAAAGCGATATGCACTTTTATTGAAAGATGAAGGTGAAAGATTGCAGAAAGTAACAATGCATTTACTAAGTATTGCGGGAACAGGTGATGTTGAGCGTTTCTTATCAGACGCTACACTTTACATGGAAATGTTTAGCCTTAATGTAGTGGCTTGGCAATGGCTGAAGCAAGCGGTGGTTGCCAAACAAAAACTAATTACTTCAAACGACGATACTGAGTTTTATGAAAGTAAAATACATACTATGAAGTATTTCTTCCATTATGAAATTCCAAAAACACAAGGTTTGGCTACTCGCTTGATGGATGAAGAAGTGCTTACGATAATGACTGAGAAAGAGATTGTTATGTAAAAAATCAACAGTTTACGGTCAACAGTCCGCTTAAAACAAAAAGCCCCGAAGTAGAATCCTATTTCGGGGCTTTTTGTTTATTGAAACTACTTTAATTAGTTTTTACCACTTGTTTGCGTTCCTGCAGGTTGGTTCTGTTTAGCCTGTTGCATTGGGTTTTGTCCTTGTGGACGGAACGACCCTTGCTTAAATGCTTGGAACTTTGTTGGTTTTTCTGGCTCACGTGGGAATGAGTTGTTTTCAGTATCGATATCGGCAATTTCGTAGAATGGGTCAAGGGTAAACTTCGTAACCTTCTTCGTTGTCGGAATTGTTTTCTTCACTTCTTTATCATTCAAACGCCAGATTTCTGCAGGGATTCTTATAATCTCATTTGTACCATCCTCATAATCTAACTTCAAGATTACTGGCATTGGCAAACCACCTTTGTTTTTTACTTTCAAAACATAGTAGTTCATTCCTGAATCAACCAATTTACGTTCATCTTCTGAAAGGCCTGATTTATATTGCTCTGATTTTTGTTTATCGGCAGCCGTAACAGCATATCTATCATAAGAGTTATAAAAATCACGCATGGTAGAATCAGCTTCTACTACGGTTTGCTTAATATCTGTTTTATTACGGATATTACTTAATGTTTGTTTCTTTGCTTCGGCATCTGCTTTTTCGGCAGCTTTTTTAGCAATTGGGTCTTGGTTGTCTGGTGAATACCATTCTACTTCTGCTAAATCTTGGTCAGAAGGTTCAACTCCATAGAACCATCCTTTCCAAAACCAATCAAGGTCAACGCCCGATGCATCTTCCATTGTACGGAAGAAATCGGCTGGTGTTGGATGCTTAAATGCCCAACGACGTGCATATTCTTTGAATGCATAATCAAATAATTCGCGACCCATCACTGTTTCACGCAAAATATTTAAACCAGTTGCTGGTTTAGCGTAAGCATTTGGACCAAATGCCATGATATTATCTGAACTCGACATAATTGGCACTTGCTGAGATTTATCGGTTTTCATGTAAGGCACAATGTATTGTGGTTCTCCGCGGCGAGAAGGGAAATTTCTATCCCATTCTTGTTCAGCCAAATATTGGCAGAAAGTATTCAAACCTTCATCCATCCATGACCATTGACGCTCGTCAGAGTTTACAATCATCGGGAAGAAGTTGTGCCCAACTTCGTGGATAATCACGCCAATCATACCTGCTTTAGTAGCTTCTGAATAAGTACCATCTGGCTCTGGGCGACCACCATTGAATGAAATCATTGGGTATTCCATACCGCCACCTGCTGTTGCATGACAAGAGATAGCTACTGGATAAGGATATTGAACCGTACGATTTCCGTAGCTTCTTAAAGTATGCTCAACTACACGAGTAGAGTACTGTCCCCAAAGTGGATTTCCTTCTTTTGAATAGAATGACATGCTCCAAATTTTACGGCCATTGTTGTAAACATCTGTTTGCATAGCATCCCAGATAAATTTACGAGATGAGGTAAAGGCAAAGTCACGAACGTTCGATGCTTTATAAATCCAAGTTTTCTTGCCCGTTGGCTTGCCTTTTTCTGCCGCTTCTGCTTCAGCCTGCGATACGATTAATACAGGAGTTTTTGAATTAGCCGCTTGTTGAAGGCGTTTAAATTGTTCTGGCGTTAATACTTTATCGTAGTTTTGGCATTCACCTGTTGCACCCACAACGTGGTCGTTAGGCACCGTGATTTCTACTTTATAATCTCCGAAAGGAAGTGTAAACTCACCTTGACCCAAGAATTGTTTGTGTTGCCAGCCATTTACATCATCATACACCGCCATACGTGGGAACCAGTGTGCAATGAAGTAGTTGTAATTGCCATCTTTCGGGAAATATTCCATACCCGAACGACCATAGTAATTTGTAATATTATAGTTCCAATCAATGCGGAAAGAATAAGACTGACCCGGTTTCAATGTAACTGGAATATCAATACGCATCATGGTATTATTGATGGTATATCTAAGGTCTGCACCAGTTTTGGCATCTTTTACGGTTGTAATTTTATAACCGTATTCTTTATTTCCCGAAATACCACCAAAAACTGATGACGGAGCATTTACGTTTTGAAGGGCATTGAACGACATT harbors:
- a CDS encoding SCP2 sterol-binding domain-containing protein, which encodes MTAKEFLQKTATRLTPNEINDVTTTLHFDFGSGENYSLVVADGKADFQESFVGTPECIIKADADDFVKIATGDMNPMMAMMMGKIKISNPGAMMKYAKILGLM
- a CDS encoding acyl-CoA dehydrogenase, whose protein sequence is MANHFFNKRNVDFLLYEVHDAESLTKHTRFADHTKETFDMTIDAATQIADNLMFPFVKDVDKNQPELKDGQVTVHPAIKDYLKALGESGIIGADFDYEDGGAQMPVTITSILGYILMAANNGMMFTGLTAGAARLIASFGSQELKDTYIPNMISGKWQGTMCLTEPQAGSSLSDITSTAEPLEDGTYKIRGQKVFISAGDHDAADNIIHLFLGRIKGAPLGTKGISLFVIPKFRLDGTDNDVTSMGIYHKLGQKGVPAMHLGFGDKNDDCIGYLVGEPNKGLNYMFQMMNEARIGVGITGASIASAAYYASLEYAKERPQSRRLNQKHALDAPQIPIIQHPDVKRMLLFQKAVVEGSLSLLLETSKFFDLSEASDDPEEKENAHLMLELLTPIAKTFPCEYGMKATSDAVQCFGGYGFTEDFPVEQYYRDIRITPIYEGTTGIQSQDLLGRKVPMAGGKATMLLTKEVGKTVMAALQFDELKRYALLLKDEGERLQKVTMHLLSIAGTGDVERFLSDATLYMEMFSLNVVAWQWLKQAVVAKQKLITSNDDTEFYESKIHTMKYFFHYEIPKTQGLATRLMDEEVLTIMTEKEIVM
- a CDS encoding M1 family metallopeptidase; the protein is MRKLSVLGRAYRVSELLFASLLILQALFSFAQQGGNQFNANTRFEQMGTELPTPNTYRTASGAPGKDYWQQKADYDIKAELDDVNQKIIGTEVITYTNKSPDELRYLWLQLDQNLFEKNSINAMTKTGGVDPQGMSFNALQNVNAPSSVFGGISGNKEYGYKITTVKDAKTGADLRYTINNTMMRIDIPVTLKPGQSYSFRIDWNYNITNYYGRSGMEYFPKDGNYNYFIAHWFPRMAVYDDVNGWQHKQFLGQGEFTLPFGDYKVEITVPNDHVVGATGECQNYDKVLTPEQFKRLQQAANSKTPVLIVSQAEAEAAEKGKPTGKKTWIYKASNVRDFAFTSSRKFIWDAMQTDVYNNGRKIWSMSFYSKEGNPLWGQYSTRVVEHTLRSYGNRTVQYPYPVAISCHATAGGGMEYPMISFNGGRPEPDGTYSEATKAGMIGVIIHEVGHNFFPMIVNSDERQWSWMDEGLNTFCQYLAEQEWDRNFPSRRGEPQYIVPYMKTDKSQQVPIMSSSDNIMAFGPNAYAKPATGLNILRETVMGRELFDYAFKEYARRWAFKHPTPADFFRTMEDASGVDLDWFWKGWFYGVEPSDQDLAEVEWYSPDNQDPIAKKAAEKADAEAKKQTLSNIRNKTDIKQTVVEADSTMRDFYNSYDRYAVTAADKQKSEQYKSGLSEDERKLVDSGMNYYVLKVKNKGGLPMPVILKLDYEDGTNEIIRIPAEIWRLNDKEVKKTIPTTKKVTKFTLDPFYEIADIDTENNSFPREPEKPTKFQAFKQGSFRPQGQNPMQQAKQNQPAGTQTSGKN